The Tribolium castaneum strain GA2 chromosome 3, icTriCast1.1, whole genome shotgun sequence sequence GTATCGAGCATTATTGCCATTCCTCAGACTAAGGTactgatattattattttttcttggtGTACCTAACAACTATATTACAGAGAGAAAcgataattaaaattgtgcGAATAGAAaccgaaaaatatttttgctacGCTATGATATCCAAACACGGCAGAGTCGGTTTATATGATGgcaatcttaattttttaacaacataTCAGTTGATAATGACCCGAGAGGATATTCATCGGAAGGAAGAAGACCGAAGACGGAGGAACCGGTGGGTCACTGACGCAATTTTTTGCGCTGatgttttaatgtttattgCCACTAATACGGCACGGAGTGTGGTAATTTATGAAGCTTCCGGACTTAAACACGTGCCACTGTATCTTGTTTTGAGTACACCTAACATTGTTCAAGTATGTATTTTCCTACAGTAGTTACGGTCTAATTGAAACTATTTTAGTGCTTTGCTTACAAAAGCAGCATTTGTGACGAAAATGGCCAAAGTACGCTTTTTATGGGAGATGACAAAGGCAcggttttttcttttacatttttgcagCCCAAAGCAGCACTTTTGAGGAAAAAACACAACGACAGAATTAATTTATTCTACTGGGATGTACGTCCGATTTTTTGTCACTGTACAAACAGATTAGATAATTTTGCAGGAGTTACCAGATGAAAGTGATTACGTTGTTGTTAAACGTAACGGGCGTCTACATCAAGAGAGTGTCAAATGGCTTGTATATTTTAATGATAATGAAACTCTTATTTCTTGCAGCAAAGACTCAAATGTGTCAATATTAATACATTATATCGGAAATAAAAACAAGCCGTACATTTTCAAGATACAAAAAGTAAGTAACACAGTCACTGTTACGAAAGTtgtcatatttatttattaaaccgCTAGGGTTGTAACTGTTTTGCATTAAGCAGAATACGTAAGATACTAGCCACAGGAAGCGAAAATTCTGTTCTGAGATTGTGGAACCCTATTATTACCTCAAAACCAATCGCAATTTTGAAAGGACATCAAGCACCGATTATGGACGTTAAAATATTGGATAAactaaatttacttattaGTTGTTCAGCTGATGCagtatatttttctattttgcatttaattctatttactaatttttgtataattgttgtagatgtttaaattatgggatttggaaaaacaaaAGTGCATTCAAAGTTTTTCTATCAGTTTCCCGTCTTTTAAAGtgtttggaaaattaattgaatggGGAATTGAATGCATTTATCCCGGCCCTAAACGCACTTCCTTTAATGAGATTGAGATCGAACTTTTTGAAAGATCACCACTGTTAATCACTTGTTGCAATCACATCGCTGttattaaaatagtaaatCAGAGCAACGAAATACAGAAAATTGTTGAATCGCAAGTTTTGCCTCCACCTCctctacaaaatagtgttTTGATTCCAAAAATGTGGAGAACGTCTGATAGTCCCGaaacaataaataagtatgattttttttctaaacctcgttttttattaaattgttaacGCTATTACAGAGAAGAACAGTTTGAAGAAGCAATTGATGACAAATTtctcaaagaaaaaataaaagagttggaatttattctaaaaaaagaCCTGTTTGCAAATGATGGCTCAAGTAAGAGCGAtatcaatttcaaaattgcgACATTAGAGCGAAAAAAAGTGCAGGCATGTATAGCAAtgaattgattttatttatgtcaacaaataatatttagatGCGAGAAAACGTTGCACGCGGTGCTCCCTATTTAGCCCTGGAGCTACCCGAAGTGAGCGACCTATACCTAACACCAAACTTGCCCGTCCCTgacaaaaagaaaacgaaaaatattgtggaaaaaatcgagaaaGTTTTACAAGACGCCAGTTACAAGGACTTGGTATTTTCGGAACCCTCCTCCAGCCGCTCGCCACGGTCCTCACGAAGCAGTGTTATTGAATTTGACTAGTATcactgtaataaaaatttttgtaataaaaattaaaattcatcttGCGCGCGTCCCCAAGCCAGCAGGTGAAGCTTCCACTAATGCGAAACTTCCCTAAACGGTGTTTGTGTTTGGCGCTAAGAATTGGCGGGAAAGCCCATTTCTCTCCCCTTTTCGTGCCCACAGCAGCTGTATTGGCACATAGTGtcctaattaattaaagtgtgGCTAAAAACTTGCAAAGTGCTTCGATTATAAAGTTACTGGTAACTTTCCAAATTTGGGTTTGAGGTTACCCTCCATGCGCAGTCAAAAGTAGTTCTGGCTGATCGACAAAAAACTGTGTACGTATTCGCGCGTAAACGCCGaaatattttggattttaGCGGCATTTCCTCGTCGAAAATAATGTGCAAAGCGGGAAAGTCGGGGTTTGAGCGTGATTGTGTTGTTTTTTAGTCGTCTCTTGTGTGGATTCCCGCCTTTTGTAGGCGTTGTCAAGAGCTCAATGGTGGCTAGTGGTGCGAAATTGTTTAGCAGCGGTTTGTAATTGTTGGAAATCATGGTGTTATCAAGCGAAACCGAAGAATTGGAGGAGAAACACTCAGAACTGTGCAACAAACTGCACCTGAGCCAACAGATTTCCAGAGACGCTTGGGAGCGATTTGAGACAATTAACAAGAATTTCACTCTGGAGGTGAGTCTCAACCCCTTAAATCACTGCAAACTATCGGGATTTTCAGGGGGAGCCCCTCCACTGGATAGGGTGTGCAATATACGTGTCGTGTTGGAAGTCCATCGCTGCAACGGCTGCACAAAATAGTGTTCACACGAATTGTGTTAACTTGACCAATCTTCTGCGTCATTGTAACTTAAGGTCAGCCAACAACAAACAGTCTTTGGGTTATTTTTAACGCATGGTTACAGCATAGCACAGTTCTTttacaaaatcaaacaatgGTCGGACATGGCCAGCATGCCTGAGGAGTTCAAAAAGCGGATTGAGTATCTGGAAGGGAGCTTCTCTGTGGCTTACAACGTTTTTAAAGAATACCAGCCTCTCTTTATGCAAATATTTAAGGCACCTAAAGCTCCAGAAGCGCACGAACTGGACACAAGTAAACACAGAAACCGGAAAAATAAGTAAGAAGTCTCTctaaaccaatttatttcaacTACGAAATTGTATATTTTAGACCTGTGCCTTCGTCCCCACTCAAAGTCTTCGAGTTTTGTTGGACCTTGTTTATCACAATAAAAAGTGAAGACACGAATTATAACAACGACTTGGTCACGTCGTGTCATTTACTTATTGCCATTT is a genomic window containing:
- the LOC103313597 gene encoding WD repeat-containing protein 64 isoform X2, whose protein sequence is MQNEFQNKNDDKTLTKEEFFNTVNAIFANTEYSQASIALYEQIAKNGEPQITWSKFVEFFLQNLMPADHQTINFQVSSIIAIPQTKRETIIKIVRIETEKYFCYAMISKHGRVGLYDGNLNFLTTYQLIMTREDIHRKEEDRRRRNRWVTDAIFCADVLMFIATNTARSVVIYEASGLKHVPLYLVLSTPNIVQCFAYKSSICDENGQSTLFMGDDKGTVFSFTFLQPKAALLRKKHNDRINLFYWDELPDESDYVVVKRNGRLHQESVKWLVYFNDNETLISCSKDSNVSILIHYIGNKNKPYIFKIQKGCNCFALSRIRKILATGSENSVLRLWNPIITSKPIAILKGHQAPIMDVKILDKLNLLISCSADAMFKLWDLEKQKCIQSFSISFPSFKVFGKLIEWGIECIYPGPKRTSFNEIEIELFERSPLLITCCNHIAVIKIVNQSNEIQKIVESQVLPPPPLQNSVLIPKMWRTSDSPETINKEEQFEEAIDDKFLKEKIKELEFILKKDLFANDGSSKSDINFKIATLERKKVQMRENVARGAPYLALELPEVSDLYLTPNLPVPDKKKTKNIVEKIEKVLQDASYKDLVFSEPSSSRSPRSSRSSVIEFD
- the LOC103313597 gene encoding WD repeat-containing protein 64 isoform X1, which translates into the protein MEKHLPGVDCLGTSSNAEEDTVHSWYDLIQNLTVPHLDVMQNEFQNKNDDKTLTKEEFFNTVNAIFANTEYSQASIALYEQIAKNGEPQITWSKFVEFFLQNLMPADHQTINFQVSSIIAIPQTKRETIIKIVRIETEKYFCYAMISKHGRVGLYDGNLNFLTTYQLIMTREDIHRKEEDRRRRNRWVTDAIFCADVLMFIATNTARSVVIYEASGLKHVPLYLVLSTPNIVQCFAYKSSICDENGQSTLFMGDDKGTVFSFTFLQPKAALLRKKHNDRINLFYWDELPDESDYVVVKRNGRLHQESVKWLVYFNDNETLISCSKDSNVSILIHYIGNKNKPYIFKIQKGCNCFALSRIRKILATGSENSVLRLWNPIITSKPIAILKGHQAPIMDVKILDKLNLLISCSADAMFKLWDLEKQKCIQSFSISFPSFKVFGKLIEWGIECIYPGPKRTSFNEIEIELFERSPLLITCCNHIAVIKIVNQSNEIQKIVESQVLPPPPLQNSVLIPKMWRTSDSPETINKEEQFEEAIDDKFLKEKIKELEFILKKDLFANDGSSKSDINFKIATLERKKVQMRENVARGAPYLALELPEVSDLYLTPNLPVPDKKKTKNIVEKIEKVLQDASYKDLVFSEPSSSRSPRSSRSSVIEFD